One segment of Actinomyces sp. 432 DNA contains the following:
- the cas3g gene encoding type I-G CRISPR-associated helicase/endonuclease Cas3g encodes MLVVCNTVARAREVFEALTTGGTKLDGVEVLLLMGRSRPLDREGIAARVTELFGAGREPGDHKAVLVATQTIEVGIDLDATDMVTETASWDALVQRFGRVNRRGDRASASITVVEDRAKKPSVYGPAKVATAEFLRRIAQNGLDVSPLALRHLQEDVSRDLISPPPLPPLLLPAHLDAWARTNPAPVNDPPLDPYLHGINKAAARITIAWRDGLEIRSGGENAEGDPELLPPDHAGAVVESVPVRSEECIEISLMAARAWLQQGQSETMADVDDYDGFDDIPFKDNEGNANLQVLRRGSDDQWRWITARELRPGDTIVVPCEYGGLDRFGWNPSSKAPVKDISELASLRRGQPILRLDSDPGSRLGLPPLERLRELVADWRNAEEPEDRDACQGALVEAARQWLGSSGAPEYPWTPEDIECLQNAFEHSGALISTGVERRRRNRRPGHSAAGSRELIPVLRGTAPADDWRTVGTSGDHAGGNAASSVPWRAVSEEDQAGTSTLNRRVTLAAHLAAVGERARQIATNLGLPEELRRVVVDAARWHDLGKVDMRFQAMLFDGSRIAAELAREPLAKSGMPPGDRGRYRRARRRSGLPSGASHEAWSEAIVAAHLEGFVEPYPGDVELLRHLVSSHHGHARPFLPPVDDRGDGALRAAIGEVAVEVPLPVELHLADADRFARLTDRYGRWGLALLETVVRSADMTISSEGS; translated from the coding sequence GTGCTGGTGGTGTGCAACACGGTCGCCCGGGCCCGGGAAGTGTTCGAGGCGTTGACAACCGGCGGAACGAAGCTGGACGGCGTTGAGGTACTGCTGCTCATGGGGCGCTCGCGCCCACTGGACCGGGAGGGGATCGCTGCGCGGGTCACCGAGCTGTTCGGCGCCGGCCGGGAACCAGGCGACCACAAGGCGGTGCTGGTGGCCACCCAGACCATTGAGGTCGGCATCGACCTCGACGCCACGGACATGGTCACCGAGACCGCCTCCTGGGATGCCCTGGTGCAGCGCTTCGGCCGGGTCAACCGGCGAGGAGATCGTGCCTCCGCTTCCATCACAGTGGTGGAGGACCGCGCCAAGAAGCCCTCCGTATATGGACCGGCGAAGGTGGCTACGGCCGAGTTTCTGCGAAGGATCGCGCAGAACGGGCTTGACGTTTCTCCGCTGGCGCTGCGCCATCTGCAGGAGGACGTGTCGAGAGACCTGATCTCGCCGCCGCCCCTGCCGCCGTTGTTACTGCCCGCTCATCTGGACGCCTGGGCGAGGACAAATCCCGCTCCGGTAAACGATCCGCCGTTGGACCCGTACCTGCACGGCATCAACAAGGCCGCCGCCCGGATCACCATCGCCTGGCGCGACGGCCTAGAGATCAGGAGTGGCGGTGAGAATGCCGAGGGCGACCCTGAGTTGCTGCCCCCAGATCATGCGGGAGCCGTGGTGGAGTCGGTGCCGGTGCGCAGCGAGGAATGTATAGAGATCTCGCTCATGGCGGCACGTGCCTGGCTGCAACAGGGCCAGTCGGAGACCATGGCCGACGTCGACGACTACGACGGCTTCGATGACATCCCCTTCAAGGACAATGAAGGCAATGCCAATCTGCAGGTGTTGCGCCGCGGCTCCGACGATCAGTGGCGGTGGATCACCGCTCGTGAATTGCGGCCGGGAGACACGATCGTCGTTCCGTGCGAGTACGGCGGCCTGGACCGCTTCGGCTGGAACCCCTCCAGCAAGGCGCCCGTAAAGGACATCTCCGAACTCGCCTCCCTGCGACGTGGGCAGCCCATTCTGCGCCTGGACTCCGACCCGGGGAGCCGACTGGGCCTGCCGCCTCTTGAGAGGCTGCGGGAACTGGTGGCCGACTGGCGGAACGCGGAGGAGCCGGAGGACCGTGACGCATGTCAGGGCGCCCTCGTAGAGGCGGCACGCCAGTGGCTGGGCTCGTCCGGCGCCCCCGAGTATCCCTGGACGCCGGAGGACATCGAGTGCTTGCAGAACGCTTTTGAGCACAGCGGCGCCCTCATCTCAACCGGTGTGGAGCGGCGCCGTCGGAACAGGAGACCTGGGCATTCCGCCGCTGGTTCGAGGGAACTGATTCCGGTGCTGCGGGGTACTGCTCCGGCAGACGACTGGCGGACCGTCGGCACGAGCGGAGACCACGCCGGCGGCAATGCCGCGTCATCAGTGCCATGGCGCGCCGTCAGCGAGGAGGACCAGGCGGGCACTTCCACCCTCAACAGGCGCGTGACCCTGGCGGCGCACCTGGCGGCGGTAGGAGAACGTGCCCGGCAGATCGCAACTAACCTGGGGCTGCCGGAGGAGCTGCGGCGCGTCGTCGTAGACGCTGCCCGCTGGCACGACCTGGGCAAAGTGGACATGCGTTTCCAAGCCATGCTGTTCGACGGTTCCCGAATTGCCGCGGAGCTCGCCCGGGAGCCGCTGGCGAAGTCCGGCATGCCGCCCGGGGACCGGGGCCGGTATAGACGCGCCCGGCGGCGCAGCGGCCTGCCCAGCGGCGCCAGCCACGAGGCCTGGTCTGAGGCGATCGTCGCCGCCCACCTGGAGGGGTTCGTCGAGCCCTACCCGGGTGACGTCGAGCTGCTGCGGCATCTCGTGTCCAGCCACCACGGCCATGCCCGTCCCTTCCTGCCACCCGTTGACGACCGGGGAGACGGTGCGCTTCGGGCGGCGATTGGTGAGGTCGCCGTCGAGGTTCCGCTGCCGGTCGAGTTGCATCTGGCAGACGCGGATCGATTCGCCAGGCTCACTGATCGCTACGGCCGGTGGGGCCTGGCGCTGCTTGAGACAGTGGTGCGCAGCGCCGATATGACTATTTCATCGGAGGGATCATGA
- a CDS encoding DEAD/DEAH box helicase family protein — translation MNVTDFEKFMREVHGHDPFPWQSAVVEQAVEKGSWPALVDVPTGLGKTSMLDVAVFLLALSAGGEAPAGLGRRRIFLVVDRRIVVDQAEAHGKRIAEKLESATEGTVFEVARRLRGLFGASQSEAALRVVKMRGGATWDAAWLPRPDLPAIITGTVDQVGSRLFFRGYGVSKGRRPIDAALVGTDSVIMIDEAHLAQAFTTSLASARQADRTCQLGLPESSVIHLSATSAERPGKELGAWEASFDEDAHLRNMTAAQRLTAHKPLTLVDSTEKKIVKEMAAQVRDILEKHERFETPDDSPMGPRTTGCWWCATRSPGPGKCSRR, via the coding sequence ATGAATGTCACCGATTTCGAGAAGTTCATGCGGGAGGTGCATGGACATGACCCCTTCCCCTGGCAGTCGGCGGTGGTCGAGCAGGCCGTAGAAAAGGGGAGTTGGCCAGCACTGGTTGACGTACCCACGGGTCTGGGCAAGACCTCCATGCTGGACGTGGCCGTGTTCCTCCTGGCACTAAGCGCCGGAGGCGAGGCCCCCGCAGGCCTGGGGCGCCGTCGCATATTCCTGGTGGTGGACAGGCGCATTGTGGTCGACCAGGCCGAGGCCCACGGTAAGCGCATTGCCGAGAAGCTGGAGAGCGCAACCGAAGGAACCGTGTTCGAGGTTGCTCGGCGACTTCGGGGCCTGTTCGGCGCATCGCAGAGCGAGGCCGCACTGCGGGTGGTGAAGATGCGCGGCGGGGCGACCTGGGACGCCGCCTGGCTGCCGCGTCCCGACCTGCCAGCCATAATCACCGGCACCGTGGACCAGGTGGGCAGCCGCCTGTTCTTCCGCGGATACGGGGTCAGCAAAGGACGACGGCCCATCGACGCCGCGCTCGTGGGCACCGACTCGGTCATCATGATCGACGAGGCCCACCTGGCACAGGCCTTCACCACCTCGCTGGCGTCCGCCCGTCAGGCCGACCGGACCTGCCAGCTGGGGCTGCCGGAGAGCTCGGTGATTCACCTGAGTGCTACGAGTGCGGAGAGGCCCGGGAAGGAGCTCGGTGCCTGGGAGGCGTCATTCGATGAGGACGCGCATTTACGGAATATGACCGCCGCGCAGAGGCTGACCGCGCATAAGCCCCTGACGCTCGTCGACTCCACGGAGAAGAAGATCGTCAAGGAGATGGCTGCCCAGGTACGGGACATCCTTGAGAAGCACGAGCGGTTCGAGACGCCCGATGACTCCCCAATGGGCCCAAGGACCACCGGGTGCTGGTGGTGTGCAACACGGTCGCCCGGGCCCGGGAAGTGTTCGAGGCGTTGA
- the csb2 gene encoding type I-G CRISPR-associated protein Csb2, which translates to MTLRLDITLLSERYDAGGGEDPRAAEWPPHPARAFAALRAVAGEDELGPLEELERLAPPLIHASPTAAVGARHSRGYVVKNVRDNKGGHQTHPGRTSVLRQRTSTLPEDARVQFDWPDGDALSDGTVADLDRLARRVPYLGRSTSSATLAFSRVGEPTPLPGLTTYEPTVGRSPLSIRVPYPGYLDELNALYREDQPAWQAAGPRARRFYREVGAAETSDESSEEISAVDDFDSPYPDLVILRFEELRPSGHLVSIFTEALRRKVMGQTENPLPPALHGHGTPGLPHVAYLGLPFVGNEHADGQLMALAVSIPGLEHDERLRILRGILGEDPERDVVLRVNGFRQSFRLRYAPDETRPFTSTVERWTLPARTWATATPLVLDRYPKDRDLAAAVAESFVNAGLPEPREVEVSKEPMVYGAVRLRPQELPKRCQGRLYTHARVTFDRPVRGPILAGAGRYFGVGLFAPEYEEEQQ; encoded by the coding sequence ATGACCCTCCGCTTGGACATCACGCTCCTGAGCGAGCGCTACGACGCCGGGGGAGGGGAGGACCCGCGTGCCGCGGAGTGGCCTCCCCACCCGGCCCGGGCCTTCGCCGCCCTGCGCGCCGTCGCCGGTGAGGATGAACTAGGACCGTTGGAGGAGTTGGAGCGCCTGGCGCCGCCGCTGATACATGCGTCCCCCACCGCCGCGGTGGGTGCGCGGCATTCTCGGGGATACGTCGTGAAGAACGTGCGTGACAACAAGGGCGGGCATCAGACCCACCCCGGACGCACCAGCGTCTTGCGGCAGCGCACCAGCACCCTGCCTGAGGACGCCCGCGTCCAGTTCGACTGGCCGGATGGGGACGCACTTTCCGATGGCACGGTGGCCGACCTCGACCGCCTCGCCCGGCGCGTGCCGTACCTCGGCCGCTCGACGTCGTCGGCAACGCTCGCCTTCAGCCGGGTGGGGGAGCCGACGCCGCTGCCGGGCCTGACCACCTATGAGCCGACGGTAGGGCGTAGCCCCCTGAGTATCCGGGTGCCTTACCCCGGCTACCTCGACGAGCTCAACGCCCTGTATCGGGAGGATCAACCCGCATGGCAGGCCGCCGGCCCGCGTGCGCGCCGTTTCTACCGTGAAGTCGGGGCGGCGGAGACCAGTGACGAGAGCAGCGAGGAGATCTCTGCGGTGGACGACTTCGATTCCCCCTACCCAGACCTGGTCATTCTCAGATTCGAGGAGCTGCGTCCCTCCGGCCATCTGGTTTCCATTTTCACCGAGGCCCTGCGCCGCAAGGTCATGGGGCAGACGGAGAACCCGCTGCCTCCCGCACTGCACGGCCACGGTACCCCCGGACTGCCGCATGTCGCCTACCTGGGGCTACCCTTCGTGGGCAATGAGCACGCAGACGGACAGCTGATGGCTCTGGCCGTCAGCATTCCGGGGTTGGAGCATGACGAACGCCTGCGCATTCTGCGCGGCATCCTCGGGGAGGATCCGGAACGGGATGTCGTGCTGCGTGTCAACGGATTCAGACAGAGTTTTCGGCTCCGGTATGCGCCTGACGAGACACGGCCCTTCACTTCCACCGTCGAGCGCTGGACGCTCCCCGCGCGGACGTGGGCCACGGCCACGCCCCTGGTGCTGGACCGCTACCCGAAGGACCGCGACCTCGCCGCGGCGGTGGCCGAGTCCTTCGTCAACGCCGGCCTGCCGGAGCCGCGTGAGGTCGAAGTGAGCAAGGAGCCCATGGTGTACGGGGCGGTGCGGCTGAGACCGCAGGAGTTGCCCAAGCGGTGTCAGGGACGCCTGTACACGCATGCGCGTGTCACCTTCGATCGCCCCGTCAGGGGGCCGATTCTGGCCGGTGCGGGACGCTACTTCGGTGTCGGGCTGTTCGCTCCCGAATATGAGGAGGAGCAGCAATGA
- the cas7g gene encoding type I-G CRISPR-associated RAMP protein Csb1/Cas7g, whose translation MTELTLDALRDKLADPEWAAIRVEATYQPSGGPGARVYPPTFPTAGDDSSYLPSEDRWRDGVLHKTKVLDQVPSQANRCEEAEARAWRQGVIRMPMLRMTHENAASFELIGLEAPHRAFDAYWRDCELGGVEFDRTEIGKAILAASLEDATALLTYDPATLVYGGWNSQRKGRQAKFPRLYASEMIGWDPVEGERKAGRMDPANLTGSRSGDGDNWTYSPVSEKKKDTKLSEIGHGNIAPKKPIHGGVTISEATRTAVLSLTATRRLGFGSMDPAAVEVARALLVAFGLLGDRLAFGDAGLWLRSGCDLVMQAEQLEWIGRGGVAESFALSPSAAVHLYEDALQAALDAGVPLHLETVELKPNKALSQAIDFSLTKAESTGE comes from the coding sequence ATGACTGAACTCACATTGGACGCCCTGCGGGACAAGCTCGCGGACCCGGAGTGGGCCGCGATCCGCGTGGAGGCCACCTACCAGCCCAGCGGCGGTCCGGGCGCGCGTGTGTATCCGCCGACGTTCCCCACCGCGGGAGATGACTCTTCCTATTTGCCTTCAGAAGACCGGTGGCGTGACGGCGTGCTGCACAAGACAAAGGTCCTCGACCAGGTGCCGTCCCAGGCCAACCGCTGCGAGGAGGCGGAGGCGAGGGCTTGGCGGCAGGGTGTTATCCGCATGCCCATGTTGCGGATGACGCATGAAAACGCGGCGAGCTTCGAACTCATTGGCCTCGAGGCGCCGCACCGCGCCTTCGATGCCTACTGGCGTGACTGCGAGCTTGGCGGCGTCGAGTTCGACCGGACCGAGATCGGCAAGGCGATTCTGGCAGCGTCGTTGGAGGATGCGACGGCGCTGCTGACATATGACCCCGCCACCCTCGTCTACGGAGGCTGGAACTCCCAACGCAAGGGACGGCAGGCGAAGTTCCCGCGCCTGTACGCCAGCGAGATGATCGGTTGGGACCCGGTTGAGGGTGAGCGCAAGGCCGGGCGCATGGACCCGGCGAACCTGACCGGATCGCGCAGCGGTGACGGCGATAACTGGACCTATTCGCCGGTGAGCGAGAAGAAGAAGGACACCAAGCTCAGCGAGATTGGACACGGCAATATTGCCCCGAAGAAACCCATCCACGGCGGCGTCACCATCAGTGAGGCGACTCGCACCGCCGTCCTCAGCCTCACCGCCACCCGGCGACTGGGCTTCGGCTCCATGGATCCCGCGGCCGTCGAGGTCGCCCGAGCCCTGCTCGTCGCATTTGGCCTCCTGGGTGACCGGCTTGCCTTCGGCGACGCCGGCCTGTGGCTGCGCAGCGGCTGCGACCTGGTCATGCAGGCCGAGCAGCTGGAATGGATCGGTCGTGGCGGCGTGGCGGAGTCCTTCGCACTGTCCCCGAGCGCGGCAGTCCACTTGTACGAGGACGCCCTGCAGGCGGCCCTGGACGCCGGGGTGCCGCTGCATCTGGAGACCGTGGAGCTGAAGCCCAACAAAGCCTTGAGCCAGGCGATCGACTTCAGCCTGACCAAGGCCGAGTCCACGGGGGAGTGA
- a CDS encoding FAD-dependent oxidoreductase: MKMTPPATSRDSVSAPEDGAPRPSPTGSERPLRLVVVGGVAGGMSCAARARRLSEDAEIIVLDRGQHVSFANCALPYYVGGEIEDQDDLLVQTPERLRAWLNLDVRTGHDVSGIDPAAQEVIVSTAAGEQRIRYDALVLAPGAEAARPPVDGLDSPRVSTLRTVEDAVRLREWADAGAKSAVVLGAGFIGIEAAEVLAKRGIATTVVEFADHVLPPLEREYAYPITQELRRLGIDVRAGAAAHSIVHGADADEVLLSDGTSVRADLIVLATGVRPDTDAFVSSGLELERGAIVVDEHGRTNLPHVYAVGDATVSTDPVTRARRPVPLAGPANRAGRLVADFIMDPAHARPIPAPLGTAIVRVGKMTAAMTGANRAALDAAGIEYTTIHLHPNQHAGYFPGATQLHLSVSFTPDGRILGAQCVGRDGVDKRIDVLATAIRAGLGVADLIDLDLAYTPPFGQAKDPVNLAGMLGSNVLDGSVEVWDVRDLEQVRRTHLLLDVRTRAEVVRGMVPGALNIPHTELRARIDEVRQAAAGRPVGVICQVGVRANIAHRILVGNGLKSSVLTGGMITLRAWLGDDADSFLVGA; the protein is encoded by the coding sequence ATGAAGATGACCCCACCCGCCACTTCACGGGATTCCGTCTCTGCACCTGAGGACGGCGCCCCGCGCCCATCCCCCACCGGCTCCGAGCGCCCCCTGCGGCTGGTCGTCGTCGGCGGCGTCGCCGGCGGGATGAGCTGCGCCGCCCGCGCGCGCCGCCTGAGCGAGGATGCGGAGATCATCGTCCTGGACCGCGGGCAGCACGTGTCCTTCGCCAACTGCGCCCTGCCCTACTACGTGGGCGGGGAGATCGAGGACCAGGATGATCTGCTGGTGCAGACCCCCGAGCGGCTGCGCGCCTGGCTCAACCTGGATGTGCGCACCGGCCACGACGTCTCCGGCATCGACCCCGCCGCCCAGGAGGTGATCGTGAGCACCGCCGCTGGCGAGCAGCGCATCCGCTACGACGCCCTGGTGCTGGCCCCAGGCGCGGAGGCCGCACGCCCGCCCGTCGACGGCCTGGACTCTCCGCGCGTTTCCACCCTGCGCACCGTCGAGGACGCCGTCCGCCTGCGCGAGTGGGCGGACGCGGGAGCGAAGTCGGCGGTCGTCCTGGGAGCGGGATTCATCGGCATTGAGGCCGCCGAGGTACTGGCCAAGCGCGGTATTGCCACCACCGTCGTCGAGTTCGCCGACCATGTGCTGCCGCCGCTGGAACGGGAGTACGCCTACCCGATCACCCAGGAGCTGCGTCGGCTGGGCATTGACGTTCGCGCGGGAGCTGCGGCCCACTCCATCGTCCACGGCGCCGACGCGGACGAGGTGCTCCTGTCAGACGGGACTAGCGTGCGGGCCGACCTGATCGTTCTAGCCACGGGGGTGCGTCCGGACACCGACGCCTTCGTCTCCTCCGGCCTGGAGCTGGAGCGTGGGGCGATCGTCGTCGACGAGCACGGCCGCACGAATCTGCCGCACGTGTACGCCGTCGGCGACGCCACCGTGTCGACCGATCCGGTGACCAGGGCCCGCCGCCCCGTCCCGCTGGCGGGCCCGGCGAACCGCGCGGGGCGGCTGGTGGCCGACTTCATCATGGATCCTGCGCATGCCCGGCCGATTCCCGCGCCGCTGGGCACCGCCATTGTGCGCGTCGGGAAGATGACGGCGGCGATGACCGGCGCCAACCGCGCCGCGCTGGATGCGGCGGGCATCGAGTACACGACCATTCACCTGCACCCCAACCAGCACGCCGGCTATTTCCCAGGGGCCACCCAGCTGCACCTTTCGGTCAGCTTCACCCCAGACGGGCGCATCCTGGGCGCCCAGTGCGTCGGGCGCGACGGCGTCGACAAGCGCATCGACGTACTGGCCACGGCCATCCGCGCCGGCCTGGGCGTCGCGGACCTGATCGACCTGGATCTGGCTTACACCCCGCCCTTCGGTCAGGCGAAGGACCCGGTGAACCTGGCGGGGATGCTGGGCTCGAACGTGCTGGATGGAAGCGTGGAGGTGTGGGACGTGCGCGACCTGGAGCAGGTCCGGCGCACCCACCTGCTGCTGGACGTGCGCACGCGGGCCGAGGTCGTCCGTGGCATGGTGCCGGGGGCGCTCAATATCCCGCATACCGAGCTGCGAGCCCGTATCGATGAGGTGCGGCAGGCCGCTGCCGGCCGCCCTGTCGGTGTGATCTGCCAGGTGGGGGTGCGGGCGAATATCGCCCACCGGATCCTGGTGGGCAATGGGCTGAAGTCCTCGGTCCTGACCGGCGGCATGATCACCCTGCGCGCCTGGCTGGGTGACGACGCCGACTCCTTCCTGGTGGGAGCGTGA
- a CDS encoding metal-sensitive transcriptional regulator → MAKTQDAATRGAAATTAPAFECDPETKRRIVNRLKRARGQLDAVIDAAERGASCKETITQLSAVTHALNRAGFVIVASAMRNCVDAEQAASAGDGGAGAAADEAVAPAMTVDELEKIFLSLV, encoded by the coding sequence GTGGCCAAGACTCAAGATGCTGCAACTCGAGGTGCCGCCGCGACGACGGCGCCGGCCTTCGAGTGTGATCCGGAGACGAAGCGGCGGATCGTCAACCGGCTCAAGCGGGCGCGCGGCCAGCTGGACGCCGTCATCGACGCCGCCGAGCGCGGAGCCTCCTGCAAGGAGACGATCACGCAGCTGTCAGCGGTCACGCATGCGCTGAACCGGGCCGGGTTCGTCATTGTCGCCAGCGCGATGCGCAACTGTGTCGACGCCGAGCAGGCGGCATCCGCCGGCGACGGCGGGGCCGGAGCCGCGGCGGACGAGGCGGTCGCACCGGCGATGACCGTCGACGAGCTGGAGAAGATCTTCCTGTCCCTGGTCTAG
- a CDS encoding AAA family ATPase — MPAQESLGRIVIQGYRSIRDLDLELTSDVTVLIGANGSGKSNLVSALELISRVWDDTFQNYLTDRGGIAPSLRDEDGAARITIFGAGTPGCPINGYRVVLALDDDDAPRVTEDLLSQQPSHDHPFWERISRSDMHGRGKTVPHEGQGKRTIAYHVAPIVSGCRAFHFDDVSPNAPVRQYSNTADDLALHSDALNIGPFLLKTRENHPHRYEQIVSTVRSAAPFFEDFVLEPNQNDRLRLRWRQRGLDRVFSSREMSDGTLRFVCLATLLLGPDLPSTVVLDEPELGLHPAAITLLAEMIHAAGRMGHRVLVATQSVSLLSHFEIGEVLVLNRVDGATVTTRPDPEILAGFLEEYSVGALWEMNLLTGHPSFHEQPIEVIR; from the coding sequence ATGCCCGCCCAGGAGTCGCTCGGAAGAATCGTCATCCAGGGGTACCGCTCGATTCGCGATCTCGACCTGGAGTTGACGAGTGATGTCACCGTCCTCATCGGTGCCAACGGGTCCGGCAAGTCCAACCTCGTCAGCGCCCTTGAGCTCATCTCCCGCGTCTGGGACGACACATTCCAGAACTACCTCACGGATCGGGGCGGGATCGCGCCGTCCCTCCGCGACGAGGACGGCGCCGCCCGCATCACGATCTTCGGCGCAGGCACCCCGGGGTGTCCCATCAACGGCTACCGCGTAGTCCTCGCGCTTGACGACGACGACGCTCCCCGCGTCACAGAGGATCTCCTGTCCCAACAGCCATCGCACGATCACCCCTTCTGGGAGAGGATATCCCGAAGCGACATGCATGGGAGAGGTAAGACCGTCCCGCACGAGGGCCAGGGCAAACGTACTATCGCATATCACGTCGCACCTATCGTCTCCGGATGTCGCGCATTCCACTTCGACGACGTCTCCCCCAACGCCCCTGTGCGGCAGTACAGCAACACCGCAGATGATCTTGCGCTTCACTCCGACGCCTTAAACATTGGCCCATTCCTGCTCAAGACTCGCGAAAATCACCCCCACCGCTACGAGCAGATCGTCTCGACCGTACGCTCAGCGGCGCCATTCTTTGAGGATTTCGTGCTGGAGCCGAACCAGAATGATCGCCTCCGACTACGCTGGCGGCAGCGCGGACTCGACCGCGTCTTCTCCTCCCGAGAGATGAGCGACGGCACCCTGCGTTTCGTGTGCCTGGCGACTCTACTGCTGGGTCCGGATCTTCCCTCGACCGTAGTTCTGGACGAGCCCGAACTCGGCCTGCACCCTGCAGCGATCACGCTGCTCGCGGAGATGATACACGCCGCAGGCAGGATGGGGCATCGCGTCCTAGTAGCCACCCAGTCGGTGTCCTTGCTGTCACACTTCGAGATCGGCGAAGTTCTGGTACTGAACCGAGTCGACGGCGCCACGGTCACCACGCGCCCCGACCCCGAGATCCTAGCGGGTTTCCTCGAGGAGTACTCGGTAGGAGCCCTGTGGGAGATGAACCTGCTCACAGGTCATCCGTCCTTCCACGAACAGCCGATCGAGGTTATCCGATGA
- a CDS encoding DUF4276 family protein: MAKSRSVYVYPIPVTTSQTPKGPNRGGGTWGHYDNGVRNLLKGTHLSSVGLLIDFYGYPRNALGYVSNGKGESYRLSLEQALRDRLEDPRFHPLVVKHEIAALALASIFAGHSTGAFSAKALRQLIKAVEASGGAEEVNNGPDTSPSKRILRACPEYHKVQHGRALAELEGAEELLGQCPMFAAWWKSLLEDAPS; encoded by the coding sequence ATGGCGAAGTCTCGTTCAGTGTACGTTTACCCGATTCCCGTCACTACATCCCAAACACCCAAAGGACCCAACCGGGGCGGCGGCACCTGGGGACACTATGATAACGGCGTGCGTAACTTACTTAAAGGCACCCATCTGAGCAGTGTTGGTCTGCTGATAGACTTCTACGGCTACCCGCGCAATGCACTCGGTTACGTTTCCAACGGCAAAGGGGAGTCGTACCGGCTGTCCTTGGAACAGGCCCTTCGAGACCGCCTCGAGGACCCCAGGTTCCACCCACTCGTCGTTAAGCATGAGATCGCGGCACTGGCACTCGCATCCATCTTCGCCGGTCATTCGACGGGAGCCTTCTCAGCGAAGGCGCTGAGGCAACTCATCAAAGCTGTCGAGGCAAGCGGCGGCGCAGAGGAGGTCAACAACGGGCCGGACACGAGCCCGTCCAAGCGTATTCTCCGGGCCTGTCCCGAATACCACAAAGTGCAACATGGCCGGGCGCTTGCAGAGTTGGAGGGTGCGGAAGAGCTTCTAGGGCAGTGCCCCATGTTCGCGGCCTGGTGGAAGAGCCTTCTCGAGGATGCGCCGTCCTGA
- a CDS encoding flavin reductase family protein encodes MDQIAASPFHPLPADKWQWRPSPVPGQIVYVTTRDADGEVNLAPKSWVSMAAFRGPIIGFGCSEQHQTCANATATERFTLNFPTARQAERAPEVADAPRESRLAVAGLTLEESRVGGVPHLLECPAYADCSLTRTVRFDGGEVFLFGRIDLLAMHEELLRLPTKDAYARLAPAFFCEPGVVGELRVGVRKNVRAWH; translated from the coding sequence ATGGATCAGATCGCGGCTTCGCCTTTTCATCCACTGCCCGCGGACAAGTGGCAGTGGCGTCCGTCCCCGGTGCCCGGACAGATCGTGTATGTGACGACTCGCGATGCCGACGGCGAGGTGAACCTGGCGCCGAAGAGCTGGGTGTCAATGGCCGCCTTCCGCGGGCCGATCATCGGGTTCGGATGTTCCGAGCAGCATCAGACCTGCGCCAATGCGACCGCTACCGAACGCTTCACTCTGAACTTCCCTACCGCCCGGCAGGCCGAGCGGGCCCCAGAGGTCGCGGATGCACCCAGGGAAAGCAGGCTGGCCGTGGCGGGCCTGACGCTGGAAGAGTCACGCGTGGGCGGGGTGCCGCATCTGCTGGAGTGCCCGGCGTACGCGGACTGCAGCCTGACTCGAACAGTGCGGTTTGATGGTGGAGAAGTCTTCCTATTCGGAAGGATCGACCTGCTTGCGATGCACGAGGAGCTTTTACGGCTCCCCACAAAGGATGCCTACGCACGACTCGCTCCGGCCTTCTTCTGTGAACCCGGCGTTGTCGGAGAGCTGCGGGTGGGGGTAAGGAAGAATGTCCGAGCTTGGCATTAA